Genomic window (Rossellomorea aquimaris):
TAGAAACGCACTTCATAAGGACATTGTAGAGGGGAATGGGTTAACACTTACACAAATAGCCGAGAAGAATAACGTAGAATACGGCGTGGCTATGAGTGTCTTTTCTAGCCTTCGTTCTATGGGGATTGTTGACCGCGTAGGAGTGGTTAAGACCGTTAACGGTACTAGAATGAGTGATGGACATGTAGCCCCCGTTAAATCCTTCAACATTAACGACCTAACCGACGACGAACTAAGGAAACGCGGGCTAGAAAGGTTCATAAAACCCGAAGTCAAATGAAAATGTTCAAGAAAAGTGAATGAATTTTTCATTTACGCTTGTACAAATACTCCAAATGATGGCGAAAAGAATAGGAAAATAGAATAAGAGAAATAAATTGGACGAAGCACTTGTAAAAAATACGGTTGCTTTGTCTTATAAACCATAAGGAAATATTATAGTTTCCTTATAGCTTTTTTCTGCGGAGTGCTTAGGCACTTGATTATGATAATCTCCTTTTGAGTGAGAAGGCGGGACAAATCGAAATCCCGCCTTCTTTCTTTTACTCTTGGAGGTAACAAAAAACACAAAAATATATTATTTACTAACTTATATAAAAATCAATGGAAAGGGGGCTAATAAAATGGAGGAATTTAAAATCACGGGTAAAGCCGTACGAGTAGCAAGATTAATCAAAGGTGTGAAAATTAAGGAGTTCGCGGAAAACGTCGGATTATCATTGGATTACACAAGCAAGATTGAACGCCAGGAAGCAGGACTAACATATAGAAACCATTTTCGTATATTGCGAGAACTTCAGAAGCTAGGATACACCGACCAACAATTAGCAGCGATTATGATTCTAACGGAAAACATTAAAGAAATGGAGGAATAAAAAAGATGAAGAAAGACGCAAGATTAGATGCTAGACAAATCAGTATCCTAAAAGAATTTTTTAAACGTTCATTGGACGGAGAGAACATGGAAACAGTCGCCAAGGATAAAGGAATTAATCGAAAGACGCTTTCCCAATGGAAGAACACTAACCACGGTGGACAGATATACGATGAGTATATGAAGGAATTAAGTAAAAATGATAAACCAATGTTCTATCAAAAGTTGAAAGAAGGCGTGGCAAAAAATAGTTATAAACACCTCGAATTATATGCAAAGATACACGGAATACTAGCACCCGAAAAGAAAGAGATTGTCACCGAGGAACGCAAGGCTTCAGATTCGCCAATCTCTAAAGAACGTTTAGACGAGATTCGGAAGCGATTAGAAGAAACGGTAGCAGAAGCAGATAGACCAATTAAACGAGTTAAGTAGACTTGAAAAATATTGTTCAAAAGGAGAGGTTCATAGATGGCTAAAAAGAAGCAAGTACACGGCAGGAAAATAGAAAAGATTGAACCATTCAGAAAGTACATTGATTACAACATGAATCCGCCAAGCCTAAGCAAATTCAACGGCGAGTATGTTCAATCACAATTAAAGAATTTGAAACGCAGATACGACGCTATTATATCTACGTTAGAAATAAAGAAGGACACGCGTAATCATCTATTAGAGTTATTGGTACGTAAGGAGACTTCAACACGCGGGACATATGTCCGCATGATGAAGAAGGAATATCGCACTAAAGAGGAATTGGAATCCCTTTATATTGCTACGGTAGAAATAGAGGACATATACAACGCGTTACCGTCCATTGAACGGGAGATACGCGACCTAGAAAGAATGTTATCACTAGTTTTCCCTAGAAACACTGTAGAAATTATCGAACAAAATACTAAGGAGGAAATGAAATAATGAAACTATTCAAAGGCGATATAATCAAAAAGGTAAATAAGCTAATGGACAACGCGGAGAAACGCAAGGAAAAGCTACAAGGACGCATAGAGACGCTTCAAGGAGAAGTTAATCATTTGTATCAAGCGAAACAAGACGACTTCTCTAAGGCGGTACTAGAGGGTGGAGAACCTTCTAAGAAACTAGCTAACGACCTAGTGAAAGCACAAGATGAACTAAGAGAAGCCCATGAACAATTATCGTTAATCGACGGGGCAGTTAAGCACGAATTAGAGAAGGCAAAGGCGGACGTAGACAAAGAACGTAGGCAGTTTGTAGCCGACAAGGGCGAGGACTTCAAAGAACTCTTTGAACGTATGAATAAATCCAAAATCGAATACCTTGAAACGGTTATCGAGTATAAGAAGAAACACGGAGAGTTTGACCGCGAGTATTGGAGAATGTTCCGAGACATTGAACAACGCGTAGGATTACGAGGAATCGACCCTAGAGAACACCATAAGGTTATGTTTACACAACGTCACCAAGTAGACGGGCGTTATACACCTGCTATCACACCCGAAGAACATAGGGACGCTTTCATGGAAGGAAAGCTAAGTTTCGAAATCGAGAAGAACAAAGACATTTTCAAGAAGTAATTTCACTCACTTAGTTTTGAAGTTAGAAAAGGAACTAGCACGGCAGGAGAGAAGAACAAGAGGCGTTCACTATGTATTGTGGACGCTTTTTATTATCACCGCATTTCATAACATATTTTAATTAAAGGGGAGATTTTAACAATGAAAAAGGTAAATGAAAATGAAATGGCATATGGACAATTAGTAGACGGTATAAAGGTATCTATTATAGATTTATTCGTTAAGCATATTCAGAATATCGACGACGTGGAAGCACTTCGCAACATTCGAAAAGAACTATTGAAAGGGGATAAATAATAATGAAAAAGTCAGCTATTGAAAAGATGATGGATGGATACAACGTAACCGAGAGGGACCAAGACGGCGGGGAAGAGATAAAAACCATTAAGAAGGGCGATAAGAACCAACGTAGGCTATCACCTATTGAAATGTTAATGAACGGTTACAATGAAGATTCTACCCAACGTCAGGAGGAAGTAGAAATCAATCCTAATGACGTTAAGGAGGAAGATAAATAATGAAGAATAAAAGCATTGGAGGGCTTCAAAAGGGAATTAAGCGTAAGCCGAAACCTTACAAGCCTTCCTCGGCTAAACAAATCAATGAAGCACATAACAAACAATTCAAGCGGGCGGGGAAATAACCCGTACTTATATAAATGGAGGGCTATAAAATGGCTAAACTATTAAACGTACAATCTAAACTAGAAGGACAAGGGGTATTTGTTTTAGAGAACGCAACTACTCTAAAATCGGGGGCTAATGGGCTTCGAGTTAATGGGACGCTTGACGTCGCTAATCTAACTGCAGGAGAGACACTTACAATCACGACAGACGGCAAAGAGGTAGTTAACGTTAATGCAGACGGCTTACACCCTTTCCAATTCGTTACACAACGTAGAATGGATTCAGAAGAAGTCGAAGTAGGGTACGCGGTAAGTGGCGTAGGTACGGCAGACGTAGTATTAAACTTAGAAGTATAAGAGGGAACGGGCGGTTAATTCCGCCTTTCTTGTACATATGCCGTTACTCCTCTACATACTACGAGAATACGGCAGGGGGATAATATAGGGAAATTGTTTAAGGTGTGAACTTCGGTTCATGCCTTTTTTTTACCTAAAAGTTGAACCCTATTTATCAAAACAAAAAGGGGATTGGTTAAAATGAATCGTAAACAGAAGGTAAAAAATGAATGTGCAAACTATAAAGACGGATTATGTTTATTAAGGGACACTGAATGTCCGTTAGTGTCGGGCTTTACTTATAAAGGGCACGAGATACCCGAAGAAGATATACAATGCGATTATTATAATAATTACGTAGACCCGAAGCAGAAGGGAGATTCTATTTTGTTCAGCTACAAAGGTTGTAAGAATTGCGGAAAAGCATTTAAACCAAGTTCAAGTGCTAGTAAGTTTTGTTCCAATAGTTGTCGTGAATAATCTCGTAAGAAAACACATAGGAAGTACAATGAAAAACGTTAATAAAAGAGTATCTAAACGACAATTTAAAGCGTTGGAAAGCCCGTCAGATAGGGCTTCTACAAAGGAGAAATAACAAATGAATACTAATACCATACTAGCGATTCAATTTGTCGTTATAAGAAACGTAAGACGGGAGAATCTTAACGGATTCCCCGTCTTTTTTTGCATATAAAACCAGCAGAATACCCAAATAAGAGAACATAGTCCAATATTTAACAAATTGTAGTATAATAGTATTTGATTAAGAAACTAGGGGGACTATGATTTGTCTGTAAACAATTATCTTTCAACATTATCTAGTGAACTTGTTCTTTCAACAACTGAAAATGCAAATATTAAAACCTCTATTGCAACCTTGTCACAACGTCTAAATTGGTATTTTAATAACGGTGAATTGCATAATCATTTTCAATTTGGTTCAAACACAAGAGGTACAATCCTTCCTAGAAATGTAGATTCAAAATCAGATGTAGATTATATGGTAGTATTTAAAAATCCGAATGGCTATAAACCAGAGACACTATTAAACTATCTTAGGAATTTCATGAACAAATATTATTCTAAATCTGAGATTTACAGGGACAGTCCAACTATGGTCTTAGAACTAAATCATATTAAGTTTGAGTTAGTTCCTGCAGTCCAAGATAATTGGGGGTACTTGTCCATACCTTCAAAAACAAGCTTACTAACTGATTGGATGTCAACCGACCCTAAAGGATTTAATCAAAAGTTAATCACTGCTAATGTAAATAACAATTATAGATTAAAGCCAGTGGTCAGATTAATGAAATACTGGAATACTAATAAGTTAAGTCATCATTATTCTTCTTACTTGTTGGAAACGTGGTTAGTGGATAGATACAATTATTACTCTAAATCCTCAACAAAAGAATATGTGTATGATGTCATTGAGGGTCTTTCAGCAAGTTGGAATGATTCACAAACCTTTAAAGATAAGTTAACCCGGGCAAAAGAAATAGTTAGCAATTGTAAGAGTTATGAAGCTAATGATTATAATGCATTAGCCTTGAAAGAAATAAAGAAACTTTTTCCGGAGATTTAGGTGAACATATGAGTGAACGTTATGATTCATTGGATAGACATTATAAAAACATTGAAAAGTTAAATACTTCAACCTCTATATTATTTTGGGTGAACGCAGCATTATCTATTGCAGTATTTTTCGTAGATGAATACCTAACGGCGAAGAACACGTTGTTATTCGTTTTTACTCTTACTACGATAACCTACTTTGTTATTGATAATTATTTAAGCATTTTCGAAATCCCAAAGGTAGAAGACAAAAGAAGAGTTCATTTGTTAACGAACTCATTTAATGTCCCTTTAGATAATGAAAGAACTAATAAGTATTACAATAATGAACTAGAACCTTCATTATTGAAGTTAGGGGCAAATATTTTTGAAGATTCCTTGTTCGCGGA
Coding sequences:
- a CDS encoding nucleotidyltransferase encodes the protein MSVNNYLSTLSSELVLSTTENANIKTSIATLSQRLNWYFNNGELHNHFQFGSNTRGTILPRNVDSKSDVDYMVVFKNPNGYKPETLLNYLRNFMNKYYSKSEIYRDSPTMVLELNHIKFELVPAVQDNWGYLSIPSKTSLLTDWMSTDPKGFNQKLITANVNNNYRLKPVVRLMKYWNTNKLSHHYSSYLLETWLVDRYNYYSKSSTKEYVYDVIEGLSASWNDSQTFKDKLTRAKEIVSNCKSYEANDYNALALKEIKKLFPEI
- a CDS encoding phBC6A51 family helix-turn-helix protein; protein product: MKKDARLDARQISILKEFFKRSLDGENMETVAKDKGINRKTLSQWKNTNHGGQIYDEYMKELSKNDKPMFYQKLKEGVAKNSYKHLELYAKIHGILAPEKKEIVTEERKASDSPISKERLDEIRKRLEETVAEADRPIKRVK